One stretch of Malus domestica chromosome 14, GDT2T_hap1 DNA includes these proteins:
- the LOC103454578 gene encoding uncharacterized protein At3g28850: MGCSASRPLTLLTKNPEQNSQIAPTSFQDSSNSSPLLSTSRRALSISSAPLVHHPPLRKGDTHHLVSLTSTTYGSLRLDPPSPLNPLLNLNAQDSPEHHPHPPKHSTSSPDSVINTWELMDGLNDSDFHTHFSAKHPISDRPIAFPEKASSCRYSRRPFDSFESAKYSEVKVEDALPALSSSSSNSKPLWQHLAEESLLSKMDPNVVLTYRRALSSKQLGDSSNNRCNVVRSFTCSSTPLLHSPFSNACFCLPGAEDKIVIYFTTLRGIRKTYEDCCAVRMIFRGFRVAVDERDVSMDSEYRKELQNAVGDKAVSLPQVFVRGKYVGGAEEVKQLNEAGELGKLLRGFPVRDGGFVCEGCGDARFAPCPTCNGSRKLFDEDEGELRRCQDCNENGLIRCPACCL; encoded by the coding sequence atggggtgCTCTGCTTCAAGACCCCTCACCCTTCTAACCAAAAACCCAGAACAGAATTCACAAATTGCTCCTACTTCCTTCCAAGACTCTTCCAATTCCTCCCCACTTCTCTCCACCTCCAGAAGAGCTCTCTCAATCTCCTCTGCCCCTCTCGTCCACCACCCTCCTCTCCGAAAAGGCGACACTCACCACCTCGTCTCCCTCACCTCCACCACCTACGGCTCCCTCCGTCTCGACCCTCCATCTCCCTTAAACCCCCTCCTCAATCTCAACGCTCAGGATTCTCCTGAACATCACCCCCACCCCCCAAAACACTCCACCTCCTCCCCCGACTCCGTCATCAACACCTGGGAACTCATGGATGGTCTCAACGACTCCGACTTCCACACCCATTTCTCTGCAAAACACCCCATTTCTGACCGCCCCATCGCTTTTCCCGAGAAGGCCAGTTCTTGCAGGTACTCAAGAAGACCGTTTGATTCTTTCGAATCGGCGAAATACTCGGAAGTAAAGGTAGAGGACGCATTGCCAGCCCTTTCATCTTCTTCGTCGAATTCAAAGCCTCTGTGGCAGCATTTAGCCGAGGAATCGTTGTTGTCGAAAATGGACCCCAATGTGGTCTTGACTTACAGAAGAGCATTGTCCTCTAAACAGTTGGGCGACAGCAGCAACAACCGATGCAATGTTGTAAGATCATTCACTTGTAGTAGTACACCTTTGCTACATTCCCCATTTTCAAATGCTTGTTTTTGTCTTCCGGGCGCTGAGGATAAAATCGTTATCTACTTCACCACATTGAGAGGAATTCGAAAGACTTACGAGGATTGTTGCGCCGTTCGGATGATATTTAGGGGATTTAGAGTGGCGGTAGACGAGAGGGACGTTTCAATGGACTCGGAGTACAGGAAAGAGTTGCAAAATGCGGTTGGGGACAAGGCGGTGAGTCTGCCACAAGTGTTTGTTAGAGGCAAGTATGTTGGAGGCGCAGAGGAGGTTAAGCAACTCAACGAGGCCGGAGAATTGGGGAAGCTTTTGAGGGGGTTTCCGGTGAGGGATGGCGGGTTTGTTTGTGAAGGATGTGGGGATGCAAGGTTTGCACCGTGCCCGACATGTAATGGCAGCCGAAAGCTGTTTGATGAGGATGAAGGGGAACTGAGGAGATGCCAGGATTGCAACGAAAACGGGTTGATTAGGTGCCCTGCTTGCTGCTTGTGA